From a single Paenibacillus sp. FSL W8-0426 genomic region:
- a CDS encoding DUF4375 domain-containing protein: MKVSDQGFVVRIHERGSEVYERQLDDKDVVLYWGGIILLDNNDIHDLWYDYAIAFVSLKNNSARGWGDLTPEQQEIAALWLLEADVFNGGFVQFFCNWGEEALVHAVRALQTIGAADELTYVNACFDCIRHLENDERLTELWDIPRFLTDQEEQQLDTLDQEFWNGESQIAPKAYEHYARTLKIAVP, from the coding sequence GTGAAGGTATCCGATCAGGGATTTGTCGTTCGCATCCATGAACGGGGCAGCGAGGTGTACGAACGACAACTGGACGATAAAGATGTGGTTCTCTATTGGGGAGGGATCATTCTGTTGGACAATAACGATATACATGATTTGTGGTACGACTATGCCATCGCTTTCGTAAGCTTGAAAAACAACTCCGCACGGGGATGGGGCGACCTCACGCCAGAACAACAGGAAATCGCCGCATTGTGGCTGCTGGAGGCGGATGTGTTCAACGGCGGTTTTGTGCAGTTTTTTTGCAATTGGGGGGAGGAAGCGCTGGTCCATGCGGTTCGTGCGCTGCAAACGATCGGAGCCGCAGACGAGCTAACATACGTGAACGCTTGTTTCGATTGCATCCGACATCTGGAGAACGATGAACGCCTGACGGAACTGTGGGATATCCCCCGGTTTCTGACGGACCAGGAGGAGCAGCAGTTGGATACGCTGGATCAAGAGTTCTGGAACGGAGAAAGCCAAATTGCCCCCAAGGCGTATGAACATTACGCCAGAACGTTGAAAATCGCTGTTCCATAA
- a CDS encoding YdiU family protein gives MMQKQLMDAGWNLDNSYARLPSVFYTKQSAQPVARPKLLVLNDALAASLGLNADLLEQEENVEIFAGNRNPVGSEPLAQAYAGHQFGHFNRLGDGRALLIGEQLTPAGERMDIQLKGSGVTPYSRAGDGRAAIGPMLREYIISEAMQALGVPTTRILAVVSTGETIYRETERPGAVLTRVAASHLRVGTFQYAAALGNVDDLRALADYAIQRHYAELAADDDRYLRLLENVIRRQAALIAKWQQIGFIHGVMNTDNMTISGETIDYGPCAFMDNYNPATVFSSIDTQGRYAYGNQPYIGGWNLARFAESLLPLLHTDEEQAVQMAQDAISSFSELYHHHWLAGMRTKLGLFNAEAADEELVKDLLDLMEKHQADYTNTFVALTFGQAVGHGLSDDAEFANWHARWQARLARQEQGPEAVREQMSKTNPAVIPRNHRVEEALERAEQHGDYSVMNKLLAVLKNPYAHSSEQAEYAAAPMACDPNYRTFCGT, from the coding sequence ATGATGCAGAAGCAACTGATGGATGCCGGATGGAATCTGGACAATAGCTATGCCAGGCTGCCATCCGTTTTTTATACGAAGCAATCCGCCCAGCCCGTTGCTCGCCCCAAATTATTGGTGTTGAATGACGCGTTAGCGGCATCGCTCGGGTTGAATGCAGACCTGCTGGAACAGGAGGAAAACGTCGAAATCTTTGCGGGCAACCGAAATCCGGTCGGATCGGAGCCGTTGGCGCAGGCTTATGCAGGGCATCAATTCGGCCATTTCAACAGGTTGGGCGATGGACGTGCGCTGCTCATCGGTGAACAGCTGACGCCGGCCGGCGAACGAATGGACATTCAGTTAAAAGGGTCCGGCGTTACGCCGTATTCCCGCGCGGGGGACGGAAGAGCCGCGATCGGGCCGATGCTGCGCGAATATATCATTAGCGAAGCGATGCAAGCGCTGGGCGTTCCGACAACCCGTATTTTGGCCGTGGTATCCACGGGCGAAACGATCTATCGCGAGACGGAGCGGCCGGGTGCCGTTCTGACGAGAGTGGCGGCAAGCCACTTGCGCGTTGGGACGTTCCAATATGCAGCCGCTCTGGGCAATGTGGATGACCTTAGAGCATTGGCCGATTATGCCATTCAGCGGCATTATGCCGAACTGGCAGCAGACGATGACAGGTATTTGCGTTTGCTCGAAAACGTTATACGGCGTCAAGCTGCCTTAATTGCGAAATGGCAGCAAATCGGTTTTATCCACGGCGTGATGAATACGGACAACATGACGATCAGCGGCGAGACGATCGACTATGGCCCTTGTGCTTTTATGGATAACTATAATCCGGCGACGGTGTTCAGTTCGATTGATACCCAGGGACGTTATGCTTACGGCAATCAGCCTTATATCGGAGGCTGGAATTTGGCGCGCTTTGCGGAATCGCTGCTGCCATTGCTGCATACTGACGAAGAACAGGCCGTGCAAATGGCACAGGATGCCATCTCTTCCTTTTCCGAATTGTATCATCATCATTGGTTGGCGGGTATGCGTACCAAGTTGGGGCTGTTTAACGCAGAAGCGGCGGACGAAGAACTGGTCAAAGACTTGCTGGACCTCATGGAGAAACACCAGGCTGATTACACGAACACGTTCGTGGCACTAACCTTTGGGCAGGCGGTCGGTCATGGGCTGAGCGACGATGCGGAATTTGCGAATTGGCATGCACGCTGGCAAGCCAGACTCGCGAGACAGGAACAGGGCCCGGAGGCCGTGCGCGAACAGATGAGCAAGACCAATCCTGCGGTCATTCCGCGCAATCATCGGGTGGAGGAAGCGTTGGAGCGCGCAGAGCAGCATGGCGATTACAGCGTGATGAACAAGCTGCTTGCCGTGTTGAAGAATCCCTATGCCCATAGTTCCGAACAGGCGGAGTACGCCGCTGCACCCATGGCTTGCGACCCGAACTATCGCACGTTCTGCGGTACCTAA
- a CDS encoding nucleobase:cation symporter-2 family protein, whose product MNETKKMNIFSLGIQHVLAMYAGAILVPLLVGRALNLTAEQLAYLVSIDLLTCGIATWLQARKGKVLGIGLPAVLGSSFVAVTPMIAIGNQYGIPAIYGSIIAAGLFIMICATFFSKIVKLFPPVVIGTVVTIIGLALIPTGIRNMAGGSGSEDFGGLSHLALSFGVLMFILILHRYARGFVKSLAVLLGIIAGTLVAVLMGKVNVAPVLEASWFRLPQPFYFGWPTFEFGPILTMIIVGMVVIIESTGVFMALGKICDQPVTDKDLARGYRAEGLAFVLGGIFNAFPYNTFAQNVGLVQLSRVKTTNVVMAAGGILVFLGLIPKIAAFATIIPSAVLGGATVVLFGMVVSSGVKMLQSVDFSKQSNLLIVACSVSLGLGVTAVPDLFAQLPQAIRIIVSDGIITGSLSAILLNVFFNLGIKKESIPLQSSPSQANEAHS is encoded by the coding sequence ATGAACGAAACAAAAAAAATGAACATTTTTTCATTGGGAATCCAGCATGTCCTGGCCATGTATGCCGGGGCGATTCTGGTTCCGCTGCTGGTCGGCCGGGCGTTGAACCTGACGGCAGAACAACTCGCTTACCTGGTCTCCATCGATCTGCTGACCTGCGGAATCGCGACATGGCTGCAAGCGCGGAAAGGCAAGGTTCTGGGCATAGGTTTGCCGGCAGTGCTTGGAAGTTCCTTCGTGGCGGTTACACCGATGATCGCAATCGGCAATCAGTACGGGATTCCGGCCATCTACGGCTCCATTATCGCGGCAGGCCTCTTCATTATGATCTGTGCGACCTTCTTCAGCAAAATCGTGAAACTGTTTCCGCCGGTCGTGATCGGTACGGTAGTGACCATTATCGGCCTTGCGCTTATTCCGACCGGCATCCGCAATATGGCGGGCGGCAGCGGAAGCGAGGATTTCGGGGGACTCAGCCACCTCGCACTTTCCTTCGGGGTATTGATGTTCATCCTGATCCTCCACCGTTATGCGCGCGGATTTGTCAAATCGTTGGCTGTTCTGCTCGGCATCATTGCGGGAACCCTGGTCGCTGTCCTGATGGGCAAAGTCAATGTTGCTCCCGTGCTCGAAGCTTCCTGGTTTCGCCTGCCGCAGCCGTTCTATTTCGGATGGCCGACCTTTGAATTCGGTCCGATCCTGACGATGATCATCGTGGGCATGGTGGTTATCATCGAATCGACGGGTGTGTTCATGGCGCTCGGCAAAATTTGCGACCAACCCGTCACCGATAAAGATCTTGCCCGCGGATATCGTGCGGAAGGTCTGGCTTTTGTGCTAGGGGGCATCTTCAATGCTTTTCCGTACAATACGTTTGCCCAGAACGTGGGTCTCGTTCAACTCTCCCGGGTGAAGACGACCAATGTCGTCATGGCGGCAGGCGGCATCCTTGTTTTCCTCGGTTTGATCCCGAAAATCGCCGCTTTCGCAACCATTATCCCGAGTGCCGTGCTTGGCGGGGCAACGGTTGTGCTGTTCGGCATGGTGGTGTCGTCCGGCGTTAAAATGCTGCAATCCGTTGACTTCAGCAAACAGTCGAACTTGCTGATCGTCGCGTGCTCGGTGTCGCTTGGCCTCGGGGTGACGGCAGTTCCCGACTTGTTTGCCCAGCTGCCGCAAGCGATCCGCATCATCGTCAGCGATGGCATCATTACAGGCAGTTTGTCTGCCATTCTGCTCAACGTATTTTTCAATCTCGGCATCAAAAAAGAAAGCATTCCGCTTCAGTCGTCCCCTTCGCAGGCGAACGAAGCACATTCTTGA